The Candidatus Desulfofervidus auxilii genomic sequence CAAAGAGTTTAAACAAGAAATAGAAGGTTTTTTAGAAAGAGGGAAATATGTCCAAAGTTAAAGTATTTCAATTAGCTAAAGAATTAAATATTACTAGTAAAGAATTGCTTTATAGATTGGAAGAATTGGGCATTATGGTAAAGGGTCACATGAGCACCCTTACTGATGATGAAGTAGCTCGTATTAAAGATGCCTTTGCCAGTTTTCCAAAGGAAGAGAGGCAAAAAAAGGTTATTGTGAGGAAAAAAGCTCAAGTAACACCTAAAGAGGTAGAAGTTGCAAAACCAGAAGTAATTGAAGAAACAACTCCTAAAGAGAAACCAGAAGAGGCTGTTGAAGAACAGCCTCAAACAATATCTGAGGTTGAAAAGGAAGAGGTTGAAAAGCCAAAGAAAAAGAAGAAAGCAAAGGAAGAAGAATTTTTAGAAGAAGAAAAAATAAGAAAAAAAAGGAAACCAACTGAACGTAAACGGCATCGGCATGTAGTAATAGAGATGTTTGATGAAGAAGAGTTAGGGCTGGCGCCGATGCCTGAAGTGCCTCCTTCAAGACCAGCCAAGAAAAAAGAAGAGAAAAAGGAAAAACCATCTAGACCAATTACTGTACCTCCTAAGCCAGCTAAAAGAAGGGTAGAGATGGGAGAAACTATTACTGTTGCTGAGCTAGCTAAAGCAATGGGAGTAAAAGCAAATGAAGTAATTAAAAAACTTATGGGATTAGGGGTAATGGCTACTATTAATCAACCACTTGATTATGAAACTGCTGTATTAGTAGCCAGTGAATTTGATTATGAAGTTAAAAAAGTAGGTTTTGTGGAAGAAGAAGTTTTAAAGCCCATTCCTGATAAACCTGAAGATTTAAAACCAAGACCACCAGTAGTGACAGTTATGGGTCATGTAGACCATGGTAAAACTTCACTTTTAGATGCCATTCGTCATACCAATGTGGCTGCTAGAGAAGTAGGAGGTATTACTCAACATATAGGGGCATATTATGTTACTTTAGATAAAGGTAGTATTGTCTTTTTGGATACACCAGGTCATGAAGCCTTTACTGCCATGCGGGCAAGGGGTGCTCAAATTACAGATATAGTTATTTTGGTAGTAGCTGCAGATGATGGAGTAATGGAACAGACACGTGAGGCAATTAATCATGCTAAAGAGGCAGGTGTTCCTATTGTTGTGGCTATTAATAAAATTGATAAGCCTAATGCAAATCCTGAACGTGTGAAAAGGCAGTTAGCAGAACTAGGGCTCGTTCCAGAGGAATGGGGTGGAGATACTCTTTTTGCAGAAATTTCAGCAAAAAAGAAAATAGGTATTGAAGATTTATTAGAATTAGTATTACTTCAAGCTGAGATGTTAGAACTTAAGGCTAATCCAAATAAACCTGCTAGAGGAGTAGTAATAGAGGCAAGATTAGATAGAGGTAGAGGGCCTGTAGCAACAGTTCTTATTAAAGAAGGTACCCTTAAAGTAGGTGATCATTTTGTTTGTGGACTTCATTATGGTAAAGTAAGAGCTATGCTTAATGATCAGGGGAAGCCTGTTGATAAAGCAGGCCCATCCATACCTGTTGAGATTCAAGGTATTTCTGGTGTGCCTGAAGCAGGAGATCAGTTAATAGTAGTAGAGAGTGAAGATATTGCAAAGGAAGTAAGCCGTCATCGTCAGAGTAAGCAAAGAGAAGCAGCTCTTGTTAAAGCAGGAGTAAGTTTTGAAAACATTTATCAAAAATTTAAAGAAGGGGAGATAAAAGAACTTAAACTTATTGTTAAAGCAGATGTTCAAGGTTCAGTAGAAGCTATAAAAGAAGCACTTACTCGCCTTTCTACTGATGAAATAAAAGTAAATATTATACATGCTTCTACTGGTTCTATAACTGAATCTGATATATTACTAGCTTCTGCTTCTAAAGCTGTAGTGATAGGTTTTAATGTGAGACCTTCGGGTAAAATAAGAGAATTGGCTGAGCGAGAAAAAGTAGATATTCGTTATTATGAAGTAATCTATCATTTATTAGATGAAGTTCAAGATGCAATGAGAGGAATGCTTACACCTGAGTATCAAGAGAAGGTAATGGGTGAAGCAGAAATTAGGCAGCTTTTTAAAGTGCCTAAAGTAGGTAAAGTAGCTGGATGTTTTGTCAAAAATGGAAAGATAGAACGTTCACATCGTATAAGGATTTTAAGAGATGGAACAGCTATATATAAAGGCAAACTTGCTTCATTAAAGAGGTTTAAAGAAGATGTAAAAGAGGTAATGGCTGGTTATGAATGTGGTATGAGTTTTGAGAACTTTCAGGATTTTAAAGTAGGAGACATTGTTCAAGCATATATATTGGAAGAAGTAAAACGAGAATTGGTT encodes the following:
- the infB gene encoding translation initiation factor IF-2; this translates as MSKVKVFQLAKELNITSKELLYRLEELGIMVKGHMSTLTDDEVARIKDAFASFPKEERQKKVIVRKKAQVTPKEVEVAKPEVIEETTPKEKPEEAVEEQPQTISEVEKEEVEKPKKKKKAKEEEFLEEEKIRKKRKPTERKRHRHVVIEMFDEEELGLAPMPEVPPSRPAKKKEEKKEKPSRPITVPPKPAKRRVEMGETITVAELAKAMGVKANEVIKKLMGLGVMATINQPLDYETAVLVASEFDYEVKKVGFVEEEVLKPIPDKPEDLKPRPPVVTVMGHVDHGKTSLLDAIRHTNVAAREVGGITQHIGAYYVTLDKGSIVFLDTPGHEAFTAMRARGAQITDIVILVVAADDGVMEQTREAINHAKEAGVPIVVAINKIDKPNANPERVKRQLAELGLVPEEWGGDTLFAEISAKKKIGIEDLLELVLLQAEMLELKANPNKPARGVVIEARLDRGRGPVATVLIKEGTLKVGDHFVCGLHYGKVRAMLNDQGKPVDKAGPSIPVEIQGISGVPEAGDQLIVVESEDIAKEVSRHRQSKQREAALVKAGVSFENIYQKFKEGEIKELKLIVKADVQGSVEAIKEALTRLSTDEIKVNIIHASTGSITESDILLASASKAVVIGFNVRPSGKIRELAEREKVDIRYYEVIYHLLDEVQDAMRGMLTPEYQEKVMGEAEIRQLFKVPKVGKVAGCFVKNGKIERSHRIRILRDGTAIYKGKLASLKRFKEDVKEVMAGYECGMSFENFQDFKVGDIVQAYILEEVKRELVPSAKKEAE